From Ptychodera flava strain L36383 chromosome 2, AS_Pfla_20210202, whole genome shotgun sequence, the proteins below share one genomic window:
- the LOC139149930 gene encoding F-actin-monooxygenase MICAL3-like, with product MQPKEEEPDNSTCLFDQFMRANTFRTIISAFKGLCEFLEVKPNDFKSCYPYLKNRLTSWKAKTLWAKLDKKAKHKDYKGGKACTNTKVLIIGAGPCGLRSAIDASLLGAKVVVVEKRDRFSRNNVLHLWPYVIEDLRSLGAKKFYSKFCAGSMTILVSIRQLQCMLLKVSLLFGVEIHGKTAFKGIIEPSENQKKKYIGIGWRADISPPNHPIADYEFDVLIGADGKRNTLGGFKRKEFRGKLAIAITANFAKSHTKAETRVEEISGVAYIFNQKFFKDLKAQTRIDLENIVYYKDETHYFVMTAKKSSLLEKGVLLQDYAEAEQLLCGENISQEALLNYAREAADFSTNKKLPRLDFALNHYGLPDVAMFDFTSMYAADNAARVVERNNCLLLVGLVGDSLLEVRNVKLTSFLSRGMSTIELKSSMLDYGK from the exons ATGCAGCCCAAGGAAGAAGAGCCGGATAACAGCACATGTCTGTTTGACCAGTTCATGCGTGCCAACACCTTTCGTACCATCATCAGTGCTTTCAAAGGCCTATGCGAGTTCCTGGAGGTCAAGCCAAATGACTTCAAGTCCTGCTACCCATATCTTAAAAACCGCTTGACGTCTTGGAAGGCCAAGACGTTGTGGGCTAAGCTGGACAAGAAAGCTAAACATAAAGATTACAAAGGAGGGAAGGCATGTACAAATACAAAG GTGCTTATCATAGGGGCCGGTCCGTGTGGCCTCCGTTCAGCTATTGATGCTTCCTTACTTGGTGCTAAAGTAGTCGTCGTAGAGAAGAGAGACCGCTTCAGCCGAAATAACGTCCTGCATTTGTGGCCGTATGTCATTGAAGACCTGCGTTCTCTTGGTGCTAAGAAATTCTACAGCAAATTCTGTGCTGGTTCAATGACCATATTAGTAA GTATCAGACAGTTGCAGTGCATGCTACTGAAGGTGTCACTTCTCTTTGGAGTGGAAATCCATGGCAAGACAGCATTTAAAGGAATTATTGAACCATCGGAAAACCAAAAGAAGAAA TATATTG GAATAGGATGGCGAGCTGACATATCCCCACCAAATCATCCTATAGCAGACTATGAATTTGATGTGTTAATAGGTGCTGATGGCAAAAGGAATACGTTAGGAG GATTTAAGAGGAAAGAGTTTCGAGGCAAGCTAGCCATCGCGATCACCGCAAACTTTGCGAAAAGTCACACAAAAGCTGAGACCAGAGTGGAGGAGATCAGCGGTGTGGCTTACATCTTCAATCAGAAATTCTTCAAAGACCTGAAAGCCCAGACACGCATAGATTTAGAGAACATTGTCTACTACAAGGACGAAACCCACTATTTTGTGATGACAGCCAAAAAATCAAGTCTTCTAGAAAAAGGAGTACTTCTTCAG GACTATGCTGAAGCAGAGCAGCTACTCTGTGGTGAGAACATCAGCCAGGAAGCTCTCCTTAATTATGCGCGGGAAGCTGCTGACTTTTCCACCAATAAGAAACTGCCGCGGTTAGACTTCGCACTGAATCACTACGGGCTCCCAGATGTTGCCATGTTTGACTTTACCAGTATGTACGCTGCTGACAACGCAGCCAGGGTAGTCGAGAGAAACAATTGCCTGCTCCTGGTTGGATTAGTTGGCGACAGCTTACTGGAGGTAAGAAATGTCAAACTAACATCTTTCCTGTCAAGAGGAATGTCTACAATTGAACTGAAGTCATCCATGCTTGATTATGGAAAATAA